Within Pirellulales bacterium, the genomic segment GCCAGTAAACACCTGGAAATCGGGCCGGACCGCGTCGCGCAGCATCAGCCGTTGCCATTCCAAATCGCGCGACAGCGACGAGTGCTTTGCCCCGATGCACTGCGGGACGGCGAGAAGCCCGCGGTAAACATCGAGCGAGTAAATCTTGCCGAACGGGGCGAACATCTGGCCCAGCTCGAAGCCGATGAACCGGTCCACGCTCCGGCCCAGATCGGCGTATGCGGCCACGATGTCGTCGTCGGCCTGGTCGGTCAACCCGTGTGATTGAAAGATGACGGGCATACCGCCGCGGGCGGCGATCGGCTCGACCTGCCGCAGATACGCGTCGCGATCGAACCGGTTGCCCGGCGCATCGGCGACGAACGCCCCGGCCACAAATGGCTGCCCGGCAAGCACACTCCGCGTTTGATCGAGCACGGCGAGCCGCGTGGCGTCGTCAAGAAGATTAACATACCCGGTGTCCATGTTCACCGCGGGGATCAGTCCAGCATCCGCCGTGCGAGCCACGTGTGCGGCGAAACTCGGCCAGTCGATCTGGCCGCCGGCCAACGGAAGCAAGATCGCCGACATGCCCGTGATCCGCCGCCGCGGGCGAAGCATCTGGGTTGGATCGGGCGAATGCGCCACCGGACTTGATGGATTCGAATCGAGTCGAGGCATATTATTTCCCGTTCGCGCGTCGGCGCGCTCTCCTATTGAATCATGCCGGTCAGCCGGGCGAACGTCAAGAATCGTTGCGTTCGGTTTGGGTGAAGGGCTAGGATGATGAAGGCTTGCTTGCGGGGCGTTCCGACGCTGGCAGCGTCGGCCACGAACACCAATTGCACCTTGCCCGGTGATGGAGCGACAAAATGAAATGTCCAAATTGCGGTAAGAAGATTCCAGACGCGGCCACCGTCTGCCAATTCTGCGAGCTGGCCGTGGAGCCGGAACCGACCGCGGCGGAGATCGCCCTGGTCGAGGAGATGCTCACCCAAATGGACCCCGAGATGATCCAGGAGCTGCAAACGGCCTTCGAGGAAAGCGGCACGGCCGAGGAGTTCGCCAATCGCCTGCTCGTCGGCGATTGCCCGAAATGCGGCAGCCACGAGACGGGCAATTGCGGCAACGATCCGGAAATCGACGACCCGAGCGTCGGCCGCTGCTTCAAGTGCGGCCAGTTGTGGTGTACGTTCTGCGACAAATTGTTGGACAAATCGGCGCCCGCCTGCAAGGAGTGCGAAGAAATGTGGGACGAGCAAGAGGATTGGGAAGACGACGAGGAGGATGAATGAGCTAGTGGTGCGTCAACGCTGAAGTGACGGGGTGCCATGGCCATTGCCCTGAGTGGCCGTGCCTCGTTGAAGCTCATGCCCACGCCGAGCCGTGGGCATGGCACCCAACGTGTCAAAACAGCGTTGACGCTCGCCGGTTCGGTGCAACTCATTCATCACGAGAAAGCAGCTTCGCAAGGCCGGTGATGAGCCGGTCGATCTGGCTCGTGTCGTTGTAGAGATGACACGAAACGCGGATGTAGCGGCGGCCGCCGAAATCGACGATCGGGACTTCGATTCCGTATTCGCGCCAAATCGCCTGCTGCAACAGACTGGCCACGGGATGCCCAATCGCGGCTCGCGCCTCGGCGTCCGCCGCGGCTGACCTGCGCCGCGGCGGCAACGGCACGTGGGCCATCGCGCAGTACCAGGCCGGATCGTCCGGCACGATCGGCTCCAAGCCAGTGAGTTCCACCAGTTTCCGCCGCGCGTATTGCGCGAGCCAATGCGTCCGAGCGCGGAAGTCTTCGAGGCCGACTTCTTCGAGAAAGTCGATCGCCGTTGGGACCGTCAGAAACGCCGACGGATCGCGCGTCCCCGTCCAGACGAATTCATCCGACCAGGTTTCGACGGGCGTGGGCTGAACCCGGCCCCAACTCAACGTCGGCGGGCGGACGCGCGATTGATGCCGAGGGGCTACGTACAAAAAGCCGGAGCCGAGCGGGGCGCTTAGCCATTTGTGGCAGCTTGCCGCGTAGAAATCGCAGCCGAGCGAATCGATCGTCAGCGGAAGCTGCGCGACGGCGTGGGGCCCATCGACGGCAACGGCGATCCCGCGGCGGCGCGCCGCGGCGCAAATCCGCTCGAGCGGCAAGGTGACGGCGGTCGGCGACGTAATATGGCTCACCACCAGGAGCCGCGTGCGATCGGTCGCCGCGGCGAAGATCGCCCCAACGGTGTCGTCGGCGCTCGAAAACGGCAGCGGCAGCTCGACCAACTTCACGGCCGCTCCCGCCTCTTGACAAGCCCGATTCCAAATCCGCAGCACCGCGCCGTATTCGTGGTCGTTGAGCAGCACTTCGTCGCCGGGCTGCATACGAAACGAACTCGCCACCACGTTCATCCCAGCCGTGGCGTTGTCGACGAAGATCAGATTCTCACCGCTCGTGCCGACAAACCGCGCCAAGCGATCGCGGGCACTCATCAGCGCCGGTTCAAACCGCCGGTTGAAGAAATCCATCGGCTGCTTGTCGAGCCGATCGATCCATTCGCGGCGAGCGCTACGCACCACATCCGGCGGCGGGCCGTATGAGCCGTGGTTCAAATAGATCGTGTCCGACCGAATCCGCCACCGCGCCGCCATCGGCGCCCAAGCGGCATCGTCGTCGATAGGAAGAGACGCTGTCATCGGCGCGATTATATCACGGCTCGATCAGTAGGTGCGCGCGAATCTGCTCGGCCGTCGAACCGCGCTTGCGGAGCATTCGCAACGACAGGGCGTCGTTCCGTTTGGCCAGCCGATTGCCGCCCGCATCGATGACCAATGGGCAGTGATAGAAGGCCGGCGGCTTCCAGCCGAGGGCGCGGTAGATGAGAAGTTGCCGACAAGTGGAGGTCAGCAAGTCGTCGCCCCGGACGACTTCCGTGATCTCCATCGCATGATCGTCGCCGACAACCGCCAGCTCGTAGGACGGGAAACTGTCCTTGCGCCATACGACAAAATCGCCGAAATCCCGGCCCGCCGTGCGCTCGACGCGGCCGATTCGCAGATCGATAAACGCGATTATTTCACCGTCGGGCACACGGAACCGCCAGTTGACTTCGCCCGGCTCTCGCGCGTCCTCGCCGGCGCCCTGCGGCGGACGAAGCTGAACGGGAAAAACCGGCTCGCCATCTGGCGAGTCGCGCTGTGCTGGCGCATGGCCACTCGCGGCAGTGGCCATGGCACCCGTCAACTCAGATTTGTAGCTCCTGTCGTCATGTGGCGCGACGAGCGCATCTTGCACGTCCTTGCGCGAGTGGGGACTGGGATAAATCGCGCCGGCCGCGTGCAGTTGAAACCAAGTCCGGCGAAAGTGGTCGAGCCGCTGGCTTTGGGTGTATGGCGCGTGCGGGCCACCCACGTCCGGTCCCTCTTGCCAGTCGATGCCGAGCCAGCGCAGGTCTTCGATCGCCGCGACTGCGAATTCGGGGCGGCAGCGATCCGGATCGAGGTCTTCGTTGCGGAACAGCAGCACTCCGTTGCGCTCGCGCGCCCGCTGGAAGGCCGTCCAAAACGTGCTCGCGTGGCCCAAATGCAGATAGCCACTAGGAGTCGGCGCGAGCCGGCCGCGATAAACAGGCGGGGCACTATCCGTCATCGAATGAGATTTGACGAGAGCGGCGAAGAAAGCAGTTTTGGATTTTGGATCGCGGATTTTGGATCGACGATTCGAAACCTTGCTCCACCGGACAATTCAATCCAAAATCCAAAATCGCAAATCCAAAACCGACCTACCCCTCGACCTCGATCCCGTTGATCACTTGCACTCCGCCACTCAGCCGCATTGCGGCCTGCTGGGCAAGTTGCTTGCAATAGAACGAAGCGCAGCGACCGCCCAGGCGAATCGATTCGCGATCCACCTGAACGTCGAGCGATCTGACGCCGCCTCCCGAGCTGCGCCGCACCGAGCGCTTGATTCGCAACGCCAGCGCGCGATGATCGGCGAGTGGCGCCATCATCCCAGCCGGCGGCGGAATTGTTTCTGTTTCTACCGGCATGGGCCCCCGCGAAATCTTTTCCATCGCTGCCTCCAATTTCGCTCCGCTCGGTTGCGCTGATTCAATCGCAATTGGTCGTAAAGCGATCACTAAAGTTTCTTACGAGACACAATCGCGAGAACCGACGCAACGCCCCGCACAGCGAGAGGGCATCACTAGCCTGTTCGACGTGCAAATCTCGCTGGGGCACGGTCGAACTGCCGGCCAAACTCACCGTGGCGGTGAAGAGCAAATCTCTTGCCGAGAATCGTGGCACGACCTGACCTCCTTGCGGTCAAGGATTCCTAACCGATTGAATCTAGTTCTTTGCCGCGCAAGAAGTCAATCCCGCGCAATTATTTGCGCCAAGAAATCGGTCCGGCAAAGTTCTGGCTGGCAGGGCATCCGCCTCGCCGGCCATTATACGCCGCTAGCATGAGCCGATTGTTTGCCAGATATAGCCGCAGCGCAAAAGTCGCGTGAAAACAGTGCGAGTTCCGCCGCTAGACAGTTGGAGTTCTGCCTTTAGGCGGCAAAACGGACAGGCTAAAGCCTGAACTCCAACGCTGGGAACTAGCGAATCTTTCCCGATTTTTCCAGGTAGGCCACCACCTCGTCCGCCAGAGTTTCGGCGTCTTTCGTGCCGGCGTCGAGCGTCAATTCCGGCGACAGCGGCGGCTCGTAGGGGTCGTCGATCCCGGTAAAACCCTTGAGTTCCCCGGCCCTGGCCTTCTTATATAGCCCTTTCGGGTCGCGCTTTTCACAGACATCCAGCGGCGCATCGACCAATACCTCGATGAAGTCTCCCGGCTTGAATCTGGCCCGCGCGGCGTCCCGATCGCGGCGATAGGGGCTGATGAAGGCGGTCAGCGCGATTGCGCCGGACTGGCAGAACAATTCGGCCACGGCCCCGATCCGGCGGATATTCTCCTCGCGGTCCTGGGCGGAAAACCCCAGCCCGAAGCGCTTGGCGAACTCCTCGCCGTGCCGTTCCTTGAGCATTGCGGGGGAGGCATTCAGCCCGTGGCGGACGTTGTCGCCATCGAGCACGAAACTCCTCAGCCCGCGGGAGTGCAGCTTATGATCGACCAGGTTGGCGATCGTGCTCTTGCCGCAGGCGCTCAAGCCGGTAAACCAGATGACGCACCCCTTGTGCTTGTTGAGTTGCTCGCGCTCCTCGCGTGTGACGCTATGCTCGTGCCAATGAACGTGAACCTTGTCGTCGGCCATGATGGTCTATCGCTCCTCGCGGGCTACAGTCGGAGTAAACAGGTGGGCAAGGAAAGATGATACCGCACGCGCGGCTCCGCGAAAAGGGCGTCGAGATCAGAGGCTCTCCAGCCCCGCCAGTTCGCAAAGGTTCGCGGCAGTGACCGGCTGCGGGCAGCTCCAAACTAGGAAGAAGAGTGCTTCGCGGCACCAGCGGCCAGTCGGATGGCCGGTAACGTAGCCGGTGCCTTTGGCGGCGGCGAGCGCGGCTTGGGAGGCGC encodes:
- a CDS encoding dihydrodipicolinate synthase family protein, translating into MPRLDSNPSSPVAHSPDPTQMLRPRRRITGMSAILLPLAGGQIDWPSFAAHVARTADAGLIPAVNMDTGYVNLLDDATRLAVLDQTRSVLAGQPFVAGAFVADAPGNRFDRDAYLRQVEPIAARGGMPVIFQSHGLTDQADDDIVAAYADLGRSVDRFIGFELGQMFAPFGKIYSLDVYRGLLAVPQCIGAKHSSLSRDLEWQRLMLRDAVRPDFQVFTGNDLGIDMVMYGSDYLLGLSTFAPDCFARRDALWAAGDPAFYELNDALQYLGFFAFRAPVPAYKHSAAMFLHLRGWIASDATHPRSPTRPASDRAILREIARQLDIPVTV
- a CDS encoding aminotransferase class V-fold PLP-dependent enzyme, which codes for MTASLPIDDDAAWAPMAARWRIRSDTIYLNHGSYGPPPDVVRSARREWIDRLDKQPMDFFNRRFEPALMSARDRLARFVGTSGENLIFVDNATAGMNVVASSFRMQPGDEVLLNDHEYGAVLRIWNRACQEAGAAVKLVELPLPFSSADDTVGAIFAAATDRTRLLVVSHITSPTAVTLPLERICAAARRRGIAVAVDGPHAVAQLPLTIDSLGCDFYAASCHKWLSAPLGSGFLYVAPRHQSRVRPPTLSWGRVQPTPVETWSDEFVWTGTRDPSAFLTVPTAIDFLEEVGLEDFRARTHWLAQYARRKLVELTGLEPIVPDDPAWYCAMAHVPLPPRRRSAAADAEARAAIGHPVASLLQQAIWREYGIEVPIVDFGGRRYIRVSCHLYNDTSQIDRLITGLAKLLSRDE
- a CDS encoding glutamate--tRNA ligase family protein; the protein is MTDSAPPVYRGRLAPTPSGYLHLGHASTFWTAFQRARERNGVLLFRNEDLDPDRCRPEFAVAAIEDLRWLGIDWQEGPDVGGPHAPYTQSQRLDHFRRTWFQLHAAGAIYPSPHSRKDVQDALVAPHDDRSYKSELTGAMATAASGHAPAQRDSPDGEPVFPVQLRPPQGAGEDAREPGEVNWRFRVPDGEIIAFIDLRIGRVERTAGRDFGDFVVWRKDSFPSYELAVVGDDHAMEITEVVRGDDLLTSTCRQLLIYRALGWKPPAFYHCPLVIDAGGNRLAKRNDALSLRMLRKRGSTAEQIRAHLLIEP
- a CDS encoding BON domain-containing protein codes for the protein MPVETETIPPPAGMMAPLADHRALALRIKRSVRRSSGGGVRSLDVQVDRESIRLGGRCASFYCKQLAQQAAMRLSGGVQVINGIEVEG
- the cysC gene encoding adenylyl-sulfate kinase: MADDKVHVHWHEHSVTREEREQLNKHKGCVIWFTGLSACGKSTIANLVDHKLHSRGLRSFVLDGDNVRHGLNASPAMLKERHGEEFAKRFGLGFSAQDREENIRRIGAVAELFCQSGAIALTAFISPYRRDRDAARARFKPGDFIEVLVDAPLDVCEKRDPKGLYKKARAGELKGFTGIDDPYEPPLSPELTLDAGTKDAETLADEVVAYLEKSGKIR